A section of the Mesobacillus jeotgali genome encodes:
- a CDS encoding ABC transporter ATP-binding protein: MLSVLTKLSWFFKENWKRYSVAITLLIFVGVLDVLPPKIVGMAIDSIQLGAMNEALIFKYIGSLVLITVVSYFLTYIWMYQLFGGAFLIERKLRSRFMRHMLKMTPTFFEKNRTGDLMARATNDLKAISITAGFGVLTLVDSSVFMLTIVLTMGFFISWELTLVSIIPLPIMAYLINIYGKRIHSKFTSAQDAFGELNDRVLESVSGVRVIRAYVQEKADESRFHELTEDVYRKNIEVAKIDSLFEPTIKILVGLSYLIGLGYGAILVFQQKLTLGELVSFNVYLGMLIWPMFAIGELINVMQRGNASLDRLNETLSYKEDVADPVKPVEGNEPDNLQMSELTFRYPSSNVNNLDHIKLQLNRGQTLGIVGKTGSGKTTLIKQLLREYPEGSGNLLVSGVPIQEHSLRQTRNWMGYVPQENILFSRSVKENILFGNPLASEKELQDIIDLAAFRKDLEMLPEGLETLVGEKGVALSGGQKQRISIARALIKDPEILILDDSLSAVDAKTEKKIIDNIRRERNAKTTIITTHRLSAVEHADHIVVLEDGRIVEEGTHEQLMKAQGWYFTQYVMQQVEAVEEEVHSG, encoded by the coding sequence ATATAGCGTTGCTATTACATTGCTAATCTTTGTCGGAGTACTTGATGTACTGCCGCCAAAAATCGTCGGTATGGCCATCGACTCAATTCAGCTTGGAGCCATGAATGAGGCGTTGATTTTCAAATATATTGGTTCACTGGTTCTCATTACGGTAGTATCGTATTTCCTTACTTATATTTGGATGTATCAATTATTTGGCGGTGCCTTCCTGATTGAGCGGAAGCTAAGGAGCCGCTTCATGAGACATATGCTGAAGATGACGCCGACGTTTTTTGAAAAAAACCGGACAGGTGACTTGATGGCAAGGGCGACGAATGATTTAAAGGCCATTTCAATCACCGCAGGTTTCGGTGTCCTGACTCTAGTTGATTCAAGCGTTTTTATGCTGACGATTGTGCTCACAATGGGCTTTTTCATCAGCTGGGAGCTGACTCTTGTCTCCATTATTCCGCTGCCAATCATGGCTTATCTAATCAATATATACGGGAAAAGGATTCATTCCAAGTTCACTTCAGCACAGGATGCGTTCGGCGAGCTGAATGACCGGGTGCTGGAATCCGTATCAGGAGTCAGGGTCATCAGGGCGTATGTGCAGGAAAAAGCGGATGAATCCCGGTTCCATGAATTGACGGAAGATGTCTATCGCAAAAATATTGAAGTAGCAAAAATCGACTCTTTATTTGAGCCTACGATTAAAATCCTTGTCGGATTAAGCTACCTGATCGGCCTGGGTTATGGCGCCATCCTCGTATTCCAGCAAAAACTGACGCTGGGAGAGCTGGTGAGCTTTAATGTATATCTCGGCATGCTCATCTGGCCAATGTTCGCAATCGGCGAACTTATCAATGTCATGCAGCGGGGCAACGCTTCTCTTGACCGCCTGAATGAAACGTTATCCTACAAGGAAGACGTTGCAGACCCGGTTAAACCAGTGGAGGGCAACGAACCGGACAATTTACAGATGTCAGAGCTAACGTTCAGATATCCTTCATCCAATGTGAATAATCTTGACCATATCAAGCTGCAACTGAACCGCGGCCAAACGCTGGGAATCGTCGGGAAGACAGGCAGCGGAAAAACAACCCTGATTAAACAGCTGCTCAGGGAATATCCAGAAGGAAGCGGGAACCTGCTTGTATCAGGTGTTCCTATCCAGGAACACAGCCTCAGGCAGACCAGGAACTGGATGGGCTATGTACCACAGGAAAACATCCTGTTTTCCCGGTCAGTAAAAGAGAATATCCTGTTTGGAAACCCGCTGGCATCCGAGAAAGAATTGCAGGATATCATCGACCTGGCTGCATTCCGAAAGGATTTGGAAATGTTGCCTGAAGGCCTGGAAACACTTGTCGGTGAAAAAGGGGTTGCGCTATCCGGGGGACAGAAGCAGCGGATTTCCATTGCGCGCGCTTTGATTAAGGATCCGGAAATCTTGATTCTAGATGACTCGCTTTCGGCTGTCGATGCCAAAACAGAGAAAAAGATTATCGATAATATTCGCCGGGAGCGGAATGCAAAAACAACCATTATTACTACACACAGATTGTCTGCTGTGGAACATGCAGACCATATCGTCGTCCTTGAAGATGGAAGAATCGTTGAAGAGGGTACTCATGAACAATTAATGAAAGCTCAAGGCTGGTATTTCACTCAATATGTCATGCAGCAGGTAGAAGCAGTCGAAGAGGAGGTGCACTCCGGATGA
- a CDS encoding ABC transporter ATP-binding protein, whose product MSTGKRLFRYALNYKKMILVALAMLTVAVAADLAGPFIAKRMIDQHILGIESVWHESEADSGSVQYKDSYYTKKAMKGQIVSARILQVGRNFVFVDSEIEFDGTRTYEDGILTINKGSRAVQYEAEQLSGKELMNFYRPEIPNIIKLLAFYFGLLVIASIFQYGQRFYLQKSANRIIQKLREDVFGQIQRLPIRYFDNLPAGKVVARITNDTEAIRELYVTVLSTFFTSFIYITGIYIALFILNVKLAAICLLLLPILFIWAKLYRKYASKYNHVIRSRVSDINGMINESIQGMSVIQAFSRENETQKDFEKLNNEHFTYQNKLLNLNSTTSHNLVAVLRNIVFVAFIWYFGGESMQPSSAISLGMLYAFVDYINRLFNPVQGIVNQLANLEQALVAGERVFKLMDEDGIDVSEKEISRYKGNVVFDHVSFGYKEGENVLKDLNFEAKQGETIALVGHTGSGKSSIMNLLFRFYDPQEGKILIDGMDISEMPRQTLRKHMGIVIQDPFLFTGTIASNISLDHPAISREAVEKALASVGADRVLKNLENGYDEPVIEKGSTLSSGQRQLISFARALAFDPAILILDEATSSIDTETEAIIQEAMDVLKEGRTTFIIAHRLSTIRNADQILVLDRGRIVEKGNHDQLMDLKGKYYQMYQLQLGNKPKAG is encoded by the coding sequence ATGAGTACAGGAAAAAGACTGTTCCGATATGCGTTAAATTACAAAAAAATGATATTAGTTGCTTTGGCCATGCTTACTGTTGCAGTCGCCGCGGATCTTGCTGGCCCATTCATCGCCAAGCGGATGATTGACCAGCATATTTTAGGGATTGAATCAGTCTGGCATGAAAGTGAAGCAGACAGCGGGTCTGTACAATACAAAGACAGCTATTATACAAAAAAAGCGATGAAGGGGCAGATAGTTTCTGCCCGGATCCTTCAGGTGGGGAGAAATTTTGTTTTTGTTGATTCCGAGATTGAATTTGACGGCACTCGGACTTATGAGGATGGAATTTTGACAATCAATAAAGGTTCCAGGGCAGTCCAGTATGAAGCTGAACAGCTTTCTGGCAAGGAGCTGATGAATTTTTATCGGCCTGAAATCCCAAATATCATTAAGCTGCTGGCTTTTTATTTCGGCTTGCTGGTCATTGCGTCGATTTTCCAATATGGGCAGAGGTTCTATTTGCAAAAATCTGCCAACCGCATCATCCAGAAGTTGCGAGAGGATGTCTTCGGGCAGATCCAGCGGCTGCCTATTAGGTACTTTGACAATCTTCCTGCAGGAAAGGTCGTCGCAAGGATCACAAACGATACAGAGGCAATACGGGAACTTTATGTAACGGTTCTGTCCACATTCTTTACAAGTTTCATCTATATTACCGGCATTTATATTGCCTTGTTTATTCTGAATGTCAAGCTTGCGGCAATCTGTTTGCTGTTGTTGCCAATTCTTTTCATCTGGGCAAAACTGTACCGCAAGTACGCATCAAAATATAATCATGTTATTCGCTCACGGGTAAGCGACATCAATGGAATGATCAATGAATCAATCCAGGGAATGAGCGTCATCCAGGCATTCAGCCGGGAAAATGAAACACAGAAGGATTTCGAGAAACTGAATAATGAGCATTTCACTTATCAAAATAAGCTCCTGAACCTGAATTCGACAACCTCCCATAACCTTGTCGCGGTCTTAAGGAACATCGTCTTCGTCGCGTTTATCTGGTATTTCGGCGGCGAATCTATGCAGCCGTCGTCTGCTATTTCACTGGGGATGCTTTATGCTTTTGTTGATTATATCAACCGTCTTTTCAATCCTGTGCAGGGAATCGTTAATCAGCTGGCTAATCTGGAACAGGCATTAGTTGCCGGTGAGAGAGTTTTCAAGCTGATGGATGAGGATGGGATTGATGTCAGCGAGAAAGAGATTTCACGCTATAAAGGAAATGTCGTTTTCGATCATGTTTCCTTCGGTTATAAGGAAGGCGAAAATGTACTGAAGGATCTCAACTTTGAAGCCAAACAAGGGGAAACCATAGCACTAGTCGGTCATACCGGTTCGGGAAAAAGCTCGATAATGAATCTGCTGTTCAGATTTTACGATCCGCAGGAAGGAAAAATACTGATAGATGGCATGGACATATCTGAAATGCCAAGGCAGACCCTGCGAAAGCATATGGGTATTGTCATCCAGGATCCCTTCCTTTTCACCGGAACAATTGCTTCTAATATCAGTCTTGACCATCCCGCAATCTCCCGCGAAGCAGTCGAGAAAGCATTGGCTAGCGTCGGAGCAGACCGGGTTCTGAAAAACCTTGAAAATGGTTATGATGAGCCAGTGATTGAGAAGGGCAGTACGCTTTCGAGCGGGCAGAGACAGTTGATTTCTTTTGCCAGGGCTTTGGCATTCGATCCAGCGATCCTGATTCTTGATGAAGCAACTTCGAGCATTGATACCGAGACCGAAGCGATTATCCAGGAAGCAATGGACGTTTTGAAGGAAGGGAGAACTACCTTTATCATTGCACACAGGCTGTCGACGATCCGGAATGCTGATCAAATCCTTGTACTGGACCGCGGCCGGATTGTGGAAAAAGGCAATCACGACCAGCTGATGGACTTGAAGGGCAAGTATTATCAGATGTACCAGCTCCAGCTGGGAAACAAACCGAAGGCTGGATAA
- the fumC gene encoding class II fumarate hydratase — translation MSDFRIERDTMGEIKVPANKYWGAQTQRSKQNFKIGTEKMPIEVIYAFAEVKKAAARVNSASGKLSETKAKVIEAACDEILAGQFDEHFPLVVWQTGSGTQSNMNVNEVIARRANELLAEQQAEENVHPNDDVNMSQSSNDTFPTAMHIAAVKKVTGEVLPALELFKDTLKKKELEFNEIIKIGRTHLQDATPLTLGQEISGWRAMLEKDEQMINDALKYAGDLAIGGTAVGTGINAAKDFGDQVAVKLSEQTGETFRSAPNKFQALTSHDEIVFLHGALKALAADLMKIANDVRWLASGPRSGIGELSIPANEPGSSIMPGKVNPTQSEALTMVATQVFGNDATIGFAASQGNFELNVFKPVIIYNFLQSARLLADGMRSFNDNCAEGIEANLDVIAGHVQRSLMLVTSLNPHIGYVKAAEIAKLAFKENTTLKEAAIKTGYLTAEQYDEWVKPEKMI, via the coding sequence TTGTCAGATTTTCGGATCGAAAGGGATACAATGGGCGAAATCAAGGTGCCGGCAAATAAATACTGGGGCGCACAAACGCAGCGGAGCAAACAGAATTTCAAAATTGGCACTGAAAAAATGCCAATTGAAGTCATCTATGCTTTTGCAGAAGTAAAGAAGGCCGCAGCCAGGGTGAATTCCGCTTCTGGTAAGTTATCAGAAACAAAAGCGAAGGTAATCGAGGCGGCTTGTGATGAAATCCTTGCCGGGCAATTCGATGAGCACTTTCCGTTGGTCGTATGGCAGACAGGCAGCGGGACTCAATCGAACATGAACGTGAATGAAGTAATTGCTAGAAGGGCGAACGAACTGCTAGCAGAACAGCAGGCAGAAGAAAACGTCCATCCAAATGACGATGTGAATATGTCACAGAGTTCAAATGATACATTCCCGACAGCGATGCATATTGCCGCTGTGAAAAAGGTCACCGGTGAAGTTTTGCCTGCGCTGGAACTTTTTAAGGATACGCTGAAGAAAAAAGAACTGGAATTCAATGAGATCATTAAAATTGGCCGAACACATCTCCAGGATGCTACCCCATTAACATTGGGGCAAGAAATTAGCGGTTGGAGAGCGATGCTGGAAAAAGATGAACAGATGATTAATGATGCTCTCAAGTACGCAGGGGATCTGGCCATTGGCGGTACGGCCGTCGGTACAGGAATAAATGCGGCGAAAGACTTTGGAGATCAGGTAGCAGTCAAGCTGTCTGAGCAAACTGGGGAAACATTCCGTTCTGCACCAAATAAATTCCAGGCCCTGACATCCCATGACGAGATTGTGTTCCTTCATGGAGCATTAAAAGCATTGGCCGCAGACTTGATGAAAATTGCCAATGATGTGCGTTGGCTTGCCAGCGGCCCGAGAAGCGGAATTGGAGAACTCTCCATACCGGCAAATGAACCAGGCAGCTCGATTATGCCAGGCAAGGTCAATCCAACGCAAAGTGAGGCATTGACTATGGTGGCAACACAGGTTTTTGGAAATGATGCAACAATCGGATTCGCGGCAAGTCAGGGGAATTTTGAGTTGAATGTGTTTAAACCTGTGATCATTTATAATTTCTTGCAAAGCGCAAGACTTCTGGCAGATGGAATGAGATCATTCAATGATAACTGTGCAGAAGGCATTGAGGCGAATCTGGATGTCATTGCCGGCCATGTTCAGCGCTCACTCATGCTTGTTACATCTTTAAATCCGCATATTGGCTATGTAAAAGCAGCCGAAATTGCCAAGCTTGCCTTCAAGGAAAACACAACATTGAAGGAAGCTGCAATCAAGACAGGATATTTAACAGCAGAACAATATGATGAATGGGTCAAGCCAGAAAAGATGATTTGA
- a CDS encoding alpha/beta-type small acid-soluble spore protein — protein MASSNNSNQLLVPGVQQALDQMKYEIASEFGVQLGGETTSRANGSVGGEITKRLVQMAEQQLGGSIR, from the coding sequence ATGGCTAGCAGTAACAACTCTAATCAATTATTAGTTCCTGGTGTTCAACAAGCTCTAGATCAAATGAAGTACGAAATCGCTTCAGAATTTGGCGTACAGCTTGGCGGCGAAACTACTTCTCGCGCTAACGGTTCAGTTGGTGGAGAAATCACTAAGCGCCTTGTGCAAATGGCTGAGCAACAACTTGGCGGATCTATTCGCTAA